CGACTTTCACCCCCTTCCACAATGGTAAAAACGAAGAACTCAATCAAATTAGTCATTCGACCTATAGAAACTAAATAAACTGAGTATGTCATTTAAGaaacaaacaagacacttgctGGTTTGTTTGATAACTATTTGGTAGAAACTTCTTTCTTTTGTGATAATGCTCCATTACAAAAGAGACTAATCAAGTCAGAGATGGGACAATCAAAATGATGTTATAAGTTCTTCTTGGGGTATGATAGGTTGGTTCAATTCAATGATGATATCGACAAAAAAAAGGAACCAGAGAAAACCAAACAAGACTAAATAATTTCAAGATTTAAGACTCGAACATTCTATAAACTATGCAAGGACATACCGATTTCAGCTGCTCGCGAATGAAATCTACCAGTTGTTGGCTTGACATACAATCCCTGGAAAATATCAAGAATTGTGAAGACGTACAAAATCCCCCATCAAGAATTCTTTTTTACATTAAAAATTTACAGGACTAACAGTAAAATTAGGAGTCAGAGTGAGAAAAAGACTACagattaaaattttaagaagAAACCAACTGAAACAATCTTGAGTTCTTTCTTCAGACAGTGCAGTGGAATGGAAATTATGTAAGTATCTGCATAATGGGGATTCCCCTTGAGCATCTAACAGATTAAACAAAGTTTAAGTTTTTCGAGCATACCAAATGCCATCACAGGCAAGCACAATGAACTCATCGGCGTCACAAAGTTCAACCTGGTTAAAGAATTAAGAAAAGTAGCATCATTATTTCTATTGCTTACAATAAGCAGAACAGTTTTACAGACTTCAGTATGAATGGTTTGGATAACAGAGTAATTATCTAATTCTCCACCGCAAATTCTTGAGGCCACAGTTTATCTAGTTATAATTTCAACAATCAACTTATGACATGTCCAAAGGGTTGCACTAGACCAAGTGTCCATCTATGACACCAAATAGGAGAATGTATGCTTGAAAGTAGTTTAGCAAAAAGGCCAACCAAAAGGCCTGCAATTACCAAACATGTAGGTATAAATGCACCAGTGAATCCATTTCAAGAACAAAATCCCTTAGAATTTCAACATAGATTGGCAAATGACAAAATGGTTTCTAGTATAATCCCAAAATTTATTCCAAGAATACAAATGACCCTCCAAATGAAAAACAAACTACATCAAGGCATTGTTTGATGCAAAGGATGGAATATTGATTATTTCCACATTCTTATTTCATTCAGTATTTGGTTCACGTTTTACAATAATTTGAATTATGCATCCTATATTATTCATTCTTTTCAATGTATTACCCTATATTATACATCTTACTTTGTCTCATCCCACAAACCAAGAGGTGACCAACtatatgaaataaaataataaaaaatattttcagttCACGTATTATGTAGAATTAAGTGAAGAAACAGCCGCATGCATGAATTCACCAAATTGAAGTATCATGCCTAGTTGCACATCAAATTTCTGATTAAGTTTCCATAGTGGTTGTCAGCCTTTTGCATTACAGCAAGAACAGGAGATCAAAATTTAATGTTGCACTCAAAAACAATGAAAATTTGTGACTCAATGTAGAAGACAATGAAATAACGTACTATATTTATATCTGGATTGGCAGTTACTATTTGCTTTTCGGCTGGTAAAAACTTATTCTGCTTGAATTCCATATCACCTGCCGGATATTATAACTGGTCAATTACCCTTTCATATAAAACAGGTCAATTATCAAAAATCCTATATTTTTCCTActtttattttcattaattaattacaacTTGTGCCAAATATTATATTGCAGATTTTGTCATGGAATTAATAGCACCGTCCCAATAAAGGATCAAATCCATGCGAAGCACAAGCCATTTACCAACTTTCaatgttaaaaaaattaaacaagcCAAAAACAGCGCCAAGCAGACTTATATAGCACCTATAGCCCTTGCAAGATTTAAACTGCCATTGACACGACCCGCATGGATAAAACCACCAGCTTTAAAGATTCTGTCTCTCTCAACTTCGAGATCAGGCTTGTGGTCTCTTGAAAGGTTGTATGCCTGAAGACGATAGAAGCACACAATATTATCTTTTTGTCAAGATAATtaataagagagaaaaaatgAATGTTAGGACTTTTCCACAGTAAGTGCACCATTGctcttttatattattttggaaCAATATAAACAAGCAATGGCAAAAAATACTAATATTACATTCTACCTGACCATTCCTAGAAATTACGCAGCGAGAATCACCAGCATTTGCAACAACTAACTGGTTTTCCCGGATGACAGCAACACAAGCAGTGCTCCCAGAGGTTGGTCCAGCAAAATCAGAGTGTGGCCCCTGTGCAAAgcaatcacccaaacttttaaaaatatatatcagaATAATGACACATAATGACCAGACACATTTCACATATCATGCTTATTCATCGCACTATATCAGAAAATTTAGCTATTCCATTAGTGAATATAAACACCTCCTCAAATGCCCAATCATCAATCTGGTCATTCTTTTCGCTCCCTCTTGGAGACCAAATCAAACCCTCTATCATGCCAGTGAACTTGTTCATTTTATCTCCCAGGACAGCCAGCTCCCTCCACCCTTTTTGCCCCCGCATCATCTCATCCATCCtgcataaacaaagaaaaaaatggagaaaacagACAAATGGTATAAGAGACACCAATGCTTCCAACAAAAAGTTCCAACACTCTCTGGAAACTGCAGAATAAGCATTAACATCCAATAATTTGGTATGTGATTCAGCATATCAGAAAAGCGAATCAGTCATACCAGTGAGAGCTGGCTTTGAGAAAATCATGTGCTATACAGCCTCTAAAGAGTTTAGATAGGCTTAGTTACGAGCCACAGTCCCACAGTTtaaaaagtatgtgatgcattTCATTGCAGAAATATCCTTTAAATGAAATATTCAGAAACCGAATACATAAACAACAAACCTGATAAATTCCATTTCATATCAAAACCAGCATAAGTTATATATAGTAAatagaattaaaaaaaataaataaacatcatATGGTATTAACTTAATGTGATAGAATTTGACAGTCCAGATATCCGTCCAAGTGTGTTTCAATGAGGTGGAATACAGCCTAGCACACAGCCACACATCAAAAGTGCAATAATTATCACTATCACCTGACTTCAGTGCTGAAAAGCTTACATTATTAAGCCTCTTAGGATCCTCAGACTGTTTTTAGGTAAGAAAATTTCTAAGACTAGAGGTAAATTGCAATACCAACCAATTTTTCAATGAGTAATGCATAATTGAATATTCGAATTGCATTTCAACCcaaaatttttttatgtatgtAACCTAAAACTAACCAACTACAATTCTTGTCCATGTGAACAAACATTAAACATTTCTAGCACCTGGATTGTTAAGGGCTACCATCTTTTGCTTTATATGCAAAACAAATAGACAGTTGGCGATATCACTTTTGCTTTCGGCGTGCCAACATATACTTTTCTCTCAAATACAATTGCTTTCAAAGAAAGAACAATTCAACTCACTTTTGGATCTTTTACATGGATGTACATTCTCTGGCAAAAGCTAAATGCATTCTGTCATGATTTTAGATATTAGCAGAAATCTTTGTGCAAAATATTTGTATCTTTTTAGGTGTAAATTCAACTACAGACACTTTGTATTGACGACATAGAATGAGCCTAAAAGTCCAAACAATAAAAAACTTGCGGTAAACACATAAGATTTAATGAAAGTTGCTAATGCCAAATATTATAATCAAATAACCTAAAAAAACTTTTCTGGACTGAAGTTCCTATATCACCGGCTAAATATGCTTCCTGCTTGAGCACTTGCCGATGAAGGTATTTAGCACAGAATTTGGCAACCACCTTACCTGCAGATTGGAATATACAAGAGAACCAAACAAAAAAACTTAAGtaattatttcacaagaaaaataTTGAACGAAACATGAGTTATGAGAATATGTGAGTGCATCTACATATAACTCGCTTACAAATATTAATGTCAAAGATAATAAAATGAACTGACCTCCATGACCGTCGTAAACACCAAAAAATGATGTTGAAGTATCCAAATCAGGAAATGCAGCATGCTAAAAGAAAATCCATGACATCAAATTAAGCAAGAATTTAAACACTAAAATAAAGGAGGATAAAAATaatcttaattaaaatatatacatcAGATAAAAACCTAACAAACAACATGATGTCAATCAAAGCAACTCAAAAAGAATTATGATGATAATATCGAACATATCAGCACTTGTATCAGAGCCCATAATATCCTAGTACACCCAACTTGAAGGATCCGATTTTACTACATCCCAGATGTTTATTTTTGCCTCCATACATCTCTTTATTGCGAGGACGGGAAGAGTCTGTGTTTTCTTCATCTCTCTTTCTCTATGAAATATTTGTAGGGGCCTGTGGGAGTATCTTCTCTCGATCTTATATCTAAACAAGTTAATAGCATCTAACAACACATTTGCATCAAAAGGATTAATTCTGAtagaattttgaaaatatattactTACAGCATCTTCCATAGTAGCGCGCCACCCCTGCATGGAAGACAGACCAAACTTGAGCCTATCATTCTCGCCGTCTTCAGAAAATTTATCCGTTTTTGGAGTACTGAGGTATACACCCATCTCTCTAACTGGTCAGAAAATGGAAGTTACAAACAACCATTCAAATGAGCAGCACTTCGACAAAAATATTTAAGAACATAGTAAATTCTTTTTTTGTGGAAATAAAAGCTTCCCTAGCCAGTTATACTTAATCAAACCCTTGACTTCCTAAATTCTGAAATATACAACCCAATTCGGTGCTACAACAAGCTGACTTTAATGAGGTTTTTTGTTGTTGATCACAGTTAGAATAGACATTGATTGACATTTAAAAGTGAGGTTTTTTGTTGTTGATCACAGTTATAATAGACATTGATTGACATTTAAAAGTAGCAACGCCGaagattcaaattcaaattacattatATAATTCTTAGAGATCAATTCTTAAAATACTTCCATTTTTCTTTTCCATCCCTTTGGCATATGTCCAAAAAATTACAGCCTCTTTCGTTAATGATGGACCCGTCACATTAATTATAATCTTATGTAGTGAAATTTTAGATTCATCTCTGTAAATCATAGTGTGATAAGAGATTTGGCGAAGTCAAAAGttttatttcagttaatgtATCACCCAATTTTCCTACAGATTCAGCAGATACATAAAAATTATAATCTGCAGATTCAGCAGATATATAACAGTTAGAACCTAATTTTCCGCATCTTCGATGTTCATCAAAACTAAACTTGATCgaaaaaaaaacttataaatgtaaGAAAGTAGGTACACAAATCAAAGTGAAAGAAAACAGGAAAGAAAACAATAAGTGGTGACTATTAAAACTGACCaaaaaattcatctttaaaaagAGAAGATTTGTTTTACATACCATCAATTCAAGAATCTTAAATAATCATTAAACTATACAAAAGGGATTCCTGTTTTTTAAATCAAAGAGAAAAGTGGAGAGTATGATATAGCTGATGATAGAAACAAACTAGCTAAATGATGAGAGATGGAGTATCTACATATAGAGTATACACTATAAAAAGATAATCTTGGGAGCCATCCAAAGTTCTATTATGTGGTGTGTTCTACTATGGAGTCTAAAGATACAGACACCATGACCTATTGACGAGTTACAAAGCAGCCTACTCATTCATAAACAACAAATAAGCTCTCATATTGGAGAAGAACATGCTTTGAGATACCTCATACTGATTATTCCAGATGAAAGGGTTGAGGCAGTGAAGTCTTCTAGAGGAAGAGGAAGGGAATAAGGCAAACAAAGCTTCAATAAAACTACAGTGGGTGCTATGAGCCTATAACAATCACAAGCTTGGGCACTTTCAATGGGAATATCTAGCAAGGAGAGGGTGACCAATTATTTTTATACTTGAGATAATATGATGGCATATGTTGCTATTATTAATGTCAATCGAGATACTGTATCGTTTCTTGACTCGGGATGTAGCAATCACATATGTAGagagaaggaatatttctttaaTCTTGATGAAAACTTCACAGAACAACTCGAGAATGGCCTTACTGGAAAAAGGTAATGCAAGATTACAGGTCAATCAAGCAATACATATCAAGACAGTTGTATTTCCTCCAACAGGATTGAAGAACAATTTATTGAGTATAGGACAATTGCAAGAAAAAGGATGTCAGATGTTTGAGGTGCTTCATTCTGAGGGAGGCTTAACCACGGATATAGAGATGTCTTCAAGTCAGATGTCTATGTTGCATCTATATCACAACCTAGTACATCTACTTGTAGCAACACAGTTACAGAAGATATGGTGCAACCAAGGCATTGTAGATTTGAACAATTGAGCTTTAGAGGCCTAAAGCTTCTTCAACAAAAGAAGATGGTTAGTCACAAATGAAATCTTCATCAAGGCTTTGCAAGGATTGTTTGTTGAGAAACAGCAACCTTCACAAAATCTTCAGTCCAGTACATGCTGATATTTAAGAGCGATCACACATGTCTCCAACAGAAAGAAAAGTTACACTTGCTTTCGGGGAATgctttttagttgaaaaacacTGGGTTTACCTTTTTAGAGAAATTGGAAGCCTTCACTATTTTCAAAAGCTTTAAGACTTATCTTGAGAAAGAAGCAAACCTTCCTATTAGAGATACAAAAGCTGGTAAAAACATACTCACTGCAACAGAAAAAAAGAGTTGCAAGACAAAAGAATAAAACCATTATTAATATGGTTGACTTGAAGTATACTTCACAAAAGAAGATCTCCAAAACTTCACTTGAAGCTGTGAATTGGACAGTTCATGGTCTCAATATTGGCAGAGGACACGAACCCGGAAGATGCTTGGAGTGGATCCAACTTCCGGTTGAGTATTAGTGAGTATCTCTCATGCTCCTATGCCTAATAATAAATATCTAAACTAGATGATAGGAGCTTGATCTGTGTGCTATTGAAAGTTAGTGAGGAATCAAAAGCTTATAGACTTCATGATCCAACTTCACAAAGGGTGAGATTGTGACAATAAGAAGGGATGGTCTGATAAGAATTGGGATTGGGTTACAAATAAAAGATACGAAGTAAGTCATTTTATGTAGTTTAGATTGGGATGTTTGATGAGAATTGGGATTGGGATTGGGTTATGGACAAAATATATGAAATAAGTCACTATATGGCCATGTCTGCAGTTGCGACCCTAGTTACTTTGATGATGCAGTGAAAAGCGAGAAACAAAGAAAAATCCATGGATGTGGACATGGCAATACAAAAGAATGGCACGTGATAAGTAGCAGAATTGCCCGAGGGAAGAATGAGAGTTGAGGCAAAGTGGACTCCTAAGATTAAATTTAGAGAGAGTAAAGAAGTGGACAAATGTAACACTAGACTATTAGTGAAGGGATATGCTCCACAGAATGGGTTAGACTATAGTGAAGTATTTGCACCCATGGTATGTATAGAGACAATTCGTTCGGTGGCACCAACCAGACATTAGTTTTAGTGGAGCAAAGTTGTGATTAAGAGCACAACGGACATGAACAAAAGGTTTAGAAGTTTAAAAAGCAAGTACCATGTGCTTGGTACAGCCATGTAGAAGCCTATTCCATGAAAGCGGGTTTTCAAGTACAAAGCACAAGCACAAATTATTTTTTGTAGGTAggaaacaaaaataataattataaatgttGTATGATGATGATCTCATTTGTTTACTAGAAATGGTGAATTTATGTTCATATAGTTTAAACCTTCTTTGAAGCATGAGTTCTACATGACAGATCTTGGTAAGATGAGGTGTTTTCCTGTTCTCAAAGTCTTGCAAAGCTCAAATGGTGTTTTGTCGGTCAGAAAAGTGTGTTTTAGAGGCGTGAAAAAGGTTTGGAATGGATAAAGCAACTGAGCTTAAAGTATGATTGACAACCCCAGCTACCAGCACATGAAGATGAAGGTGGTGTCGAGATAGACAAGACTCACAGGACCTACTGTAAATGAGTGGTAGATAGTCTCATGTATCACATAGCTACTCAACCGAACATGAGATTATGGGCTGTCTTACAAGTGAGATTGAGTGTGAAATCTTTTATAAGATGATAGGGGATGACGAGCTTGTTGCTTATACCAACAGTGATTACACCGTACCAGATGCAAATAGTGTTGgtatactgattactgattcaGAAACATGACTCCTTAACCATTATTTGATGCGATGATAGCTCTGCAATCAAACTTTCAGAGATCTCTGTAACGCACGGTCGCAGCAAGCACACAGATGTGCAGTCCCGTTTTCATCTAGATCTCACCAAGGATGGTGTTGTGGAGCTGGCACACTATGGTATACGGTACACAAAAAGTTGATATACACAACATGAAAGTGAAGATAGACAAAAGGCAATTTCCTAACAATTATTATTGCACGGAAAACCATAAGttggcacacacacacaccgcaATACGTAAAACATAAACGTAACCAAATGATACACCAAAATTTCCAGAAATCATCAACCCGTCCATCGAAATTCAGAAAACACAAATCAACTAAAATGATGGTAATTTTTCAAATACTCACTATTCAGAGCAAAAAATCTTCAAAACATGGAAATATGCAATCAGAAACCAGGATGATTGAagattattgttattttttCCAAGTAATCACGCTATTAAATGCGAGAATTTTAAGTAATCAGTTACAATATGCAGAAGGGCATATGCAGGAGCTTCTTCACATACTTGGCCGGCGGAGAGCAAACGAGTTTTCGAATCTTGATGCGAGAAACAATAGCTGGGATTGTGATCTTTGAAATTGTCGGTCTTCCGAGTAATTCCAGAAAAGGGTTTCACCTTTCAgagatttaaataaataaaaaacgaGGATATTACGAAATAATTGAAGAAGAATGGAGGCTGCAGTCAGTTTTGCGTGTAAAGCTTCACTTTTTATCctctcatttcttttcttttaaattGCATATAAATAGAGCTCGACACTATAAATAAATTTGTACAcactttttaataaataataataataataattaataatattacaCTATTGCAATTGCAGATGTacgatattttttataatttatattaaaataaaaattatgacatatttatataaattaatgaaGGTTACAGTAGAatttgatagaaataatattaaaaataagttGCACTGacaattttgaaagaaaatgttAGCTTAAGAAGAATTTAGAAAGTAAAAGATTGTGTCCTCTTTTGTTTTTTGTCATAttgtttttataataataagtaCAGTAAATATAGATAATATGGATAGATGTTAATGTTATATAACAATTTAAAAGTTTATGGGTAGgtggattttattttttgagagATGATATCTGaaatgattctatttttggatgaatttgaaattcattgcaATAATTCgaacaaataattattttcgaTTTGAAAACAATTAACCATACAAACCAAtggatttgaatttttttcttcaaatttatTTCATCCAAATGCAACCAAAATTTTGTCTATCAAAActagtaaaataatttgaaatccAACTTTTTATATTCATCGATCCAAGCACAATACAAGGTTGTGTTGGAtggaaaatttatttaattagatATATTTGATTTGGGAAATATTAAATCATGTGTTTAAAGTTAGACTCATGttgaatatatttcaaatttttcacaattattaatattttaataaagtataaaataaaaaaaaaagttgaaaatccaccaaatatatattttttttaaagcattTAGGTTTTATTTTGAATCGTTGATTtgaaactaagtatttcaaataCATAATAATAAATCAATTGTTTGTTTGGATAAATCTATTTAACAATGATAGGATTGATTAGAGGGATCATTTTTTAGCTACGATATTtcagttcttgaaatatttaacgtcgatgaattaaatcgagtttggtttaaaaaccaagcagaagacactcaaaataatctttcgtagaaactaattaaacattttgtaaagcatttaaaatatatgcaagttgaatgagtaaaaatattttggttaaagcattttatcaaacacttggtatgtaatattttggtatttgaagaacacataaaatgcttcaacaatgcatcttttaAAACagtgaaaatgataagtaaatgcaataaataaatagacacaaatttgtttatggatgttcggatttaacaactcctatgtcaccccttcttcttCTTGAGaaagattcactagaagactttgatttatacaacaccttgtacaaacccatttcaACTTGGAATGTATCTCTTGCCTAATTGAAACTCCTAGCACACTCTCGATTGTAGGCTGCAACCTCACAAGCCGTATAATATTTAACGTCTCTTATgtcaagactacaaacacaatatttaatatctttgtgtgaagactcactcaactaaaccttgaagttcaactctcttgtatatgtgtgagtgattgtgtgtggaGAATTGATCTTTTACAGTGTACAattcaaatgtatcctcacacaagggcttgtgctctcaactagcagaTTTTTTCATGCTAATTGCCTATATTTTGAATCTCCTTCAAAAgttttgtttgatcttcaagatgttgtatttataa
This region of Primulina eburnea isolate SZY01 chromosome 14, ASM2296580v1, whole genome shotgun sequence genomic DNA includes:
- the LOC140812882 gene encoding probable protein phosphatase 2C 60 isoform X3, encoding MGVYLSTPKTDKFSEDGENDRLKFGLSSMQGWRATMEDAHAAFPDLDTSTSFFGVYDGHGGKVVAKFCAKYLHRQVLKQEAYLAGDIGTSVQKSFFRMDEMMRGQKGWRELAVLGDKMNKFTGMIEGLIWSPRGSEKNDQIDDWAFEEGPHSDFAGPTSGSTACVAVIRENQLVVANAGDSRCVISRNGQAYNLSRDHKPDLEVERDRIFKAGGFIHAGRVNGSLNLARAIGDMEFKQNKFLPAEKQIVTANPDINIVELCDADEFIVLACDGIWDCMSSQQLVDFIREQLKSQESKLSVVCEKVFDRCLAPTAGGEGCDNMTMILVQFKKITPSSTSSNDKSSTSKEIKLDSKPAEAET
- the LOC140812882 gene encoding probable protein phosphatase 2C 60 isoform X2; amino-acid sequence: MPFCILEMGVYLSTPKTDKFSEDGENDRLKFGLSSMQGWRATMEDAHAAFPDLDTSTSFFGVYDGHGGKVVAKFCAKYLHRQVLKQEAYLAGDIGTSVQKSFFRMDEMMRGQKGWRELAVLGDKMNKFTGMIEGLIWSPRGSEKNDQIDDWAFEEGPHSDFAGPTSGSTACVAVIRENQLVVANAGDSRCVISRNGQAYNLSRDHKPDLEVERDRIFKAGGFIHAGRVNGSLNLARAIGDMEFKQNKFLPAEKQIVTANPDINIVELCDADEFIVLACDGIWDCMSSQQLVDFIREQLKSESKLSVVCEKVFDRCLAPTAGGEGCDNMTMILVQFKKITPSSTSSNDKSSTSKEIKLDSKPAEAET
- the LOC140812882 gene encoding probable protein phosphatase 2C 60 isoform X1: MPFCILEMGVYLSTPKTDKFSEDGENDRLKFGLSSMQGWRATMEDAHAAFPDLDTSTSFFGVYDGHGGKVVAKFCAKYLHRQVLKQEAYLAGDIGTSVQKSFFRMDEMMRGQKGWRELAVLGDKMNKFTGMIEGLIWSPRGSEKNDQIDDWAFEEGPHSDFAGPTSGSTACVAVIRENQLVVANAGDSRCVISRNGQAYNLSRDHKPDLEVERDRIFKAGGFIHAGRVNGSLNLARAIGDMEFKQNKFLPAEKQIVTANPDINIVELCDADEFIVLACDGIWDCMSSQQLVDFIREQLKSQESKLSVVCEKVFDRCLAPTAGGEGCDNMTMILVQFKKITPSSTSSNDKSSTSKEIKLDSKPAEAET